The region GCTCGGACCGGTACCTTTCGGCGATCGCCTCGGGCAGCGATCGGTCGATCAGGGCGGTCGCCGGGATGGCCAGCCCGATCTCGGCCTGCTCCCGACCACGGGCGCGGGTACGACCAGCCCAGCTTCGGGCCCGTTCCGCCATGGCGTGTCCGACGAAAGCGGTCTTGCCGCTGCCGGCCGTACCGATCAGCAGCACATGCCGGTCGGTACGCAGCAGCTGGTCCGCCGGGATCGCCAGCGCCGGGCTGGCGGGGGTGCCCTCGGCGGAACCACCTGCCGGACCGCCCCCGGGAGCAGGCTCGGCGGTGGCGACGCGTTGCGGCACGTAGACCACCGCCAGCGGGGAGACGTTGCCGTCCAGGAAGCGGTGGGCGTGCGTGAGGACCCCGCTGAGCTGGGCGGAGACTAGGTCTCTTATGGATGTGGTCGCATCGGAACGGCTCTCCCGGTGGCGTCGCCACGCGGCGATGCCACCGAACAGGGCGAGGAGCAGCGCGAGCGAGGTACCGACGATCGACGCGATGCTGTCGGCCTCACTCAGCATGTCATCGCCCACCGGTGCCCGTGACGTAGTCGTAGCCGCATCGCTCGCAGAAGCGGCCCCGGCGTCTGGTCTGGCAGCGGGGGCAGGACTCGTCGGCAGGCGCGTGGTCCTGCTCGTCCGGCGCCACCCTCCCACCCCCGGCGTCCACCGGTCCTGCGGTGCCCCAGGCCCGGGTGTGGTGACCGGTCACGGTGGGTACCTGCCAGTGTCCGGCGTCCACGTCGGGGCGGAGTCGGACCAGCCCGGCGGCGGCGTCCTTGATCTCCACCACCCGCGCGAAGACGGCGAGCTTGTCGTGGGCACCCGCCTGGTACGCCAACGCCACCGCCCGGCCCATCAGCGTCTCCGCCTCCGCCAGCCGACGTCGGTCGAACGCCTCCCAGGCCGCCCGGATCGCCCCCGCCAGTTCGTGCTGCCTCGTGTAGTGCGCGACGGTGGGGTTGATCTCGGTGTAGCGGGCGATGTCCTCGGTCCACTCCACCGCCACGGCCGACTGCCCCACCTCGGCCGCCCCGCCGTCGGCGTCCGGCCGGGGCAGCAGCAGGCTCAGCCAGCCCACCCGCCGGGTCTCCCCGGCGGCCATCGGCTGCACTGTCAGGCCAATGTGATAGTCACGGTGTCCGTCGCCCCAGGCCCCGATCGGATAGTCGATGGTCTGCTCGTCCACCCGTTGGCCGAGGTCGGTGAGGTCGGCGATGGTGGGATGCACCTGCTTGACGAAGCGCACCGTGGCCAGCGCCGAGGTGCGCACCCGGAGCCGCACGTCGCCCACCCGCTGGCTCATCGCCGCCGAGATGATGTCGGTGAACTCGGCGGCGAGCCGGTCGAGATCTTCCACCGGCACCACCGGGTTCGCGCCGAGCGCGTCGGCGATGCGCAGCAGTTCCGTGCCCCGCCAGGTGTCCACCCCGGGCCGGTCGGAGATGGCCCGGCAGTCGGTGGTGAACCGACCGGCGCTGGCCGCCAGCGCCGCCTCCAACTCGGCCAGCGGTTCGCTCTCGTTCTTTCCGTCGGTCAGCAGGATGGCGTGTCGGATCGCCCCGGCCTGCCCGGTGAAGATCCGGTCAGCGAGGCGGAGCCAGGTGCTCATCGCGGTTCCGCCGCCGGCGCTGATCCGCCGTAGCGCTTCCTTGGCGGCGGCGCGCCGCCGATCGGTGGCGGGCACGAGGCCGGGCTCGCCCGGATAGATCATCTCGGCCCGGTGGGTGCCGGCGACCACCGCGAAGAGGACCCCGTCCCGGAGCGCGTCGATCGCCGCTGCCGCGGCCCTACGAGCCTGGAACAGTTTGGTCGCCGGGGCACCCATCGACCCGGAACAGTCCAGCAGGATCACCTCGGCCAACCGGGGCGCGCCCGCCGGAACGGAAGCCTCGGCACCATCGGCGGCCCGCGTGCTGCGTACGGTGGCGACGATGTCCACCAGGCTGCCCTCGGTCGGTAGGTACATCTCGTAGTGCGGGGTTATGTCGAAGCTCGGGCGGGTCTCCACCGGCCTGCCTCCCGGGTCGTCGGGTACGGTCACCGCGTTCTCGTCGTGGGGTGTCGAAGGTCCGTCGACTTCGTTCTCACGTCCAGGTCCAGGGACGCACCGCGTTGGCCCGATCGACCAGCGCGACCCGGTCCCGGCGGCGCATGCTCTGTCTGGCCAGTGAGCGGTACGCCCGCTCCAACCGCAGCCGCAGCGCCGACTCGTCGAGGGCGACCCCGAACACCCGGCCGGCGGAGCCGCGTTGCCGGGGGAGCCGCCAGGTCAACGCGGCCTCCAGCACCTCCGCCGTCAACGCGTCCCGGGTGGACCCGGTCACCGGCAGGCCCTCGACCGTCGCCGCAGCGTCGACAAGTTCGGCCTCCGACGTGCCGGCCGTCGGTTCGGCGCTGAGCAGGACACGTACCTTGGCGATCTGCGCCGGCACCCGGTGACTGGCGGTCTCCGGCACCTGGTCCAGGGCGGCGGTGGCACCCCGGCGGTCGCCCTGACTCAGCCGGGTCCGCGCCAGGCCGAAGACCGCGCTGATCGAGGAGCGGTCGGTGGCCCAGACCGCCCCGTAGTGGCGGGCCGCCGTCGCCGTATCCCCGGCGAGTTCGGTGGCGGCGGCGAGGCCGAGCCGGGCGGCCAACTCGCCGGGGACCAGCCCGTACACGGTGTCGAACTCGGCCCGGGCGGTGGCGATCTCGTCGCTGGCGAGGGCGACCAGGCCCCGGTGCCAGTTCAACCGCCAGTCCCGGTCGTCGCCGTGACCCCGGGCCGTCGCCTCGGCGAGCGTCTCCGCTGCGGCTTCGGGATGCCCGGCCTCCAGATGTGCCCGTACCAGCCGCAACAGCACGTCCCGGGTACGCTCCGGGGCTCGGCCCAGTAGCGCGATCAGCTCGGCCGGCCGGACGGCACCGATCGAACCGAGGAACCCGGCGCCCGGGTCGGCCAGGTCCACCAGCGGCGCGGGCAGGGTGGTGGCGATCGTCGCTGCTGGTACCGGTTCGGTGAGGTCCTCGTGCGCGCCGAACGGCCGGGGAGTCAGGCCGAACAGGGGCGACGCCTCCGGCGGCGGCTCGGTACCCCGCTCGGCCAGCACCTGTCGCAGGACGCCGCGTACCTGGGCCCGCATCGTGGCGGCGCTGTCGAAGCGCCGGTCCGGGTCCGGGTCGGTGGCCCGGACCAGCAACCGGCGGTACGACTCGTGTTCGACCAGCAGCTGCGGTGGGGTCTCCAGGAACTGGCCGTCGGGAAAGCGGCTGACGAACTGGCCGGTGTTCGCGGCGAGGCTGAGCGCGGCGAGAGTACGACCCACCGTGTACAGGTCGGAACGCACCGAAGCGGCCCGCGCGCCCTGGGCGCGGATCTCCGGGGCCTCGAATCCTCGGGTGCCCAGCATCGGACTGTCCAGATCACCGGCGCGTCGGGCGGCCCCCAGGTCCAGCAGTTTGAGCCGGTGGCCGACGTGCATGACGTTGTCCGGTTTGAGGTCGCAGTAGAGCCAGCCCTGTTCGTGCAGGTGCTCGAAGGCGTCGAGGATGGCCATTCCGTAGCCGAGCACCTGGTCCAGCGGCAGTGGGCCGGAGACCCCCCACCCGGTGGGCCGGGGTCGCATCTCGTCCAACGAGCGGCCGCCAACGAACTCCATCACGATGTACGGCGTGCCGTCGGCCGCGTCCGGGCGGACGAAGTCGTAGATCTTGACGATGTTGGGATGGTCCAGGGCGATCAGCGCCTTGCGTTCCCCGACGAACGCTTCGGCCGAGGCAGCGTCCTCGGCGGCCCGCTGGCGCTTGAGCACCCGCCAACTGCCGTCCATGTCCTCGTCCCGGGCGGCGAAGATCCAGCCCATGCCGCCGTAACCGATGCAGCCCTGGATCACGTAACGCTGCTTGATGACGTCACCCTCGTGCAGCGGCGGGACGAACGAGAACGGGGTGCCGCAGCGAGGACAGAAGCCCTCGGCGAGCCCCGCGTCGGTCCCCTCGGTACGCCCCACCGGCCGCCGGCAGGTCGACTTGCCACAGAGCCGGGCCGGCTCCGGTACGGCATGATCGGCGCGGATCGCGGTCATCGGGTCACGCGGCGGGACCACCGGCATCCGTACCAGTCCGAACCAGAGCCGGGTGGCGACCTGAACTCCCGACCCGATTCCGCCGCCCGCTCCGGCCAGCGTTCCCGGCCCAGCGGGCCTCGACGACGTCGCTCCGGTACCCGGGCCACCGCTGCCGGTGCCGCCACTGGAGCCGGTGTCCCCGGTATCCGGTCCACTGCCGCCCGGAGCGGGGTCGCTGCCGCCCGGGTCCGGGCCGCCGCTGTCCCCGGTGAGCCCACGGCACTGGTGTCCCCACTTGAGACAGAAGCCGTCCTGGTCGACGGTGCCCGGGCAGTCCCGGGCGAGACAGGTCGTCACGGCTGCGCCTCCTCGTTCACCGCACCCTGGTAGCGCCAGACCGCCTGGTCGGCTGCGGTCGCGTCCAGTGGATCGGCGCGGAGCAGCCGCCGGGCCTCGTCATAGAGGTCGGTCAGGATCAGGTCCTCGGACCGGCCGAGGCTGATCGCCTTGTGTCGGAACGCCTCCAGCCGGCCCCGAAGTTCGACCCGGAACTCGGCCAGCCGCCGCCGGTGTGCCGCCGCCGTGTCCCGGGTGCGCTCCGCGAGCACCGTCGCGCTGGCCACCTCGACCCCGAGCTGCGTGGCGGCCTCCGGCTCGCCGGCCGCGTCCCACCACTGTTCCTGACGGCAGCGCTGTTCGAGGCGTCGTAGCCGAGCCCGGAGCGTACCGGCCCGAGGCTCGAGTGCGCCGTCGACCGCCTCCCCGGGCACGGCGGCCAGGCCCCGCCAGGCCAGCCGCGCCTCGGTTTCGTGGGCATCGAGGCGGCCGATCAGCATGCGGAGTTCGTCGACGGCGTCAGGCAGTTGGTGGCGCAGCTGTTCGGCCCGGCCGATCCGGCTCGCCACCTCGGTGATCCGGTTGTCGAGTCGGTCCCGCTGGCTCTGCCACGCCGCACCCTCGGCAGCGCCCAACGGATCACGGTCGGCACCCGCCCGCAACAGGTCCAGTTCCGCCCGTAGCTCAGTCAGTACGGCGGTCGGCGTGCACACGGCTCCCGCCGGGCCGTCGAGACTGGCGAGGCGTTCGGCAAGGGGGGTGAGGCGGTCGACCGCCGCTTCCCGGGCCGCCTCGACCACCGTGGCGACCGCCAGCACCGCCGAGTGGTTCTCACCCGCCGCAGCGATCACCTCCGGCAACGGTCGCCGGACCACCTCTGCGGGAGCCCCGGTCGCCGAGATGAGCACCACCTCACACGGACCGCGCAACAACTGGGCCAACTCGACGTGGTCCGCCGGCTGGCGCTGGCGTACCAGGGTGGCCCGTTCGAGTAGTTGTGTCGCGGCGGCGAGCTGGGCGGCCAGCTCGTTGATCCGCCACTGGACGTCCTGCCAGACCCGCGCCGTCTCCCCGGTGGCCTCATGCCGGTCGACGTGTCGGTAACCGTCATCGTCGGGGACGACCAGCGCCTCGGCCAACCGGGCGCATTCGGCCCGCAGCCGGTCCAACTCGGTACCGGGGTCCGCACGCTCCAGAGGATCGCTCATCGGCTGGCTCACAGACCCGGCGGCCAGACCGGGTTGGGACCGTACCGGGCTGGTGGCGGTCCGTTGTCCGGATGCTCGGGCAGCCAGGTACGGTGCATCTCCGCCCACCGCCCGTTGTCCCGCAGTTTCTGCAGTACGTGGTTGACGAACTTGACGAAGGCGATGTCCTCCTGCCGGAAGGCGATGGCGTGTGGCTCGTCGCTGAACCAGGTGCATGCCGATTTCGGTCCCACGTGCCAGTCGCAGGAGGTGTCGCCGTTCGGCCGGGTCAGTGGTGGTGTGGTGACCAGCCGGGTGGACGGATCGAGGTCCTGCAGTCCGAGCAGTACGTTGTGGTCGGTGGAGATCGCCTCTACCTGTCTCTGCTGGAGCATGACCAGGCAGTCGGTCCAGTTCGGCACCGACACCGGCACCGGCTTCTCCGGCCGGTCGGTCAGGTGCCCGATCGAGGTGGTGCCGGTGGCCGCGCACACCGGCTTTCCACCCAGGTCACCGATCCCGTGGTAGGGCGAGTCGCCCCGGACCAGCACGGTCTGCCCCGAGTCCAGGTAGTCGGTGGAGAAGGCGACCTCGGTGGCGCGTTCACACGTGGCGGTCATCGAGTCGGCGACGATGTCCACCGTGCCGTCCCGGAGTCGCTCCTGCCGTTCGGCGGAGGTGACGACGACGAAGCGGATGGTGTCCCGGGGGTCGCGGTCGGGGAAGAGCTCCTTGGCGATCTCTCGGAGTAGGTCGATGTCGAAGCCCTTGAACTCACCGGTCGCCGGGTCGCGGTGGGTCATCCGGGTCATCGTCTGGTCCACTCCGGCCCGGATGTAGCCCTGCTCGACGAATTTCCGTGGTCGGGCCGGATCGGCGGCCAGGCTTCGCCGCGCGTCGCACTCGGGCACCTCCCGGGACACCCGGGGTGAGGCAGGCTGTTGTGCCCCGACCGGGCGGGGGGAGGCCACCGGCGGTGGCTGGTAGACGTTGCCGCAGCCGGCGGTGCCGAGCAGGGTCGCGACGAGCAGCCCGGTGGCGATCCGGCGGCGGGCCGGGATGGTCCTCACTGGTACTCCCTCACTCGCGTCCAGACGCCCACGGCCACACCCACCGTCGCGATCAGGCACAGCACCAGTACGACCGAGCCCATCGAATCGGGCGAGGACGGTGTGTGGGCCAGCTCTCGGTAGATGACGTCGCCGCGTTCGTCGATCTTGCGGGTCAGCTCGGCGTCGTACGCCTCGAAGGCCGTGGCCACACTGCCCTGCGGTAGGGCGGCGGTGACCGCGAGCGCATGCTCCCCGACGAGTTCCCGCTCGTGGATGTCGTTGGTCTGGGCGGTGCACCAGGCGTTGATCAACCGGGTCATCGAGGCGAGGTCAGGTTCGTCGGTGCCGGCACAGCCGGCGCTCTCCCGGAACCGTTCTTGCATTTCCGCCATGCTGAACTGGTTGCTGTTGCCACCGAGCCGGAGATTGTCGTCGGCGCGGGCCTGGAGCGCACCCCGCTGGATCCGGATCAACTCCCAGTGCTCGTCGAGCTGCTCGCCCGCCACCGACAGCCGCTCGTCGGCCTGCGGCCAGTGCCGCCACGATACGGCCAACCAACCCACCGTGCCGATCATCGCGGCGGTGGCCAGGGCGAGTCCTGGGCTGATCCGACGTCTGGTGCGGTTACGCAACCAGCGCTGGCTCCACCAGAGCGCACCGAGGGTCGCCAGGGTGATCCCGATCGACCCGGCCAGCGCCAGTTGACCGCCCCGGCGGGCCTCGCGCAGCCGAGCCGTCTCCTCGCCCCAGAGCCGCTCCGCCGCCCGTAGCAGGATGTCGCGCAGATAGCCGGAGGCCTGCCGAAGGTAGGCGGCACCGAGCAGGGCGCGTTTCGGCTCGGTACGCGGTTCGCTGGCCAGGCCCTGTGCCTTCTCGATGAGGTCGACGTAGACCGGTAGCTGGTTGGCGATCCGGGCCAGGCTCGCCGATCGGTCGGGGTCCGCGCCGACGTAGCCGGCGGATTCGCCGAGCAGTCGGCGTACCTCGGACAACGCCCGCTGGTAACGCCCGTCCAGTTCACCTCGTTGGCCGGAGTCGGGCGGGGCGAGGAACCGACCGGTCGCGGCCGCGTCGGCTTCGGCCAGCGACCGGTAGAGGGCCTGGGCGTTGGCGCTCATCCGGGCGGCGCTGGTCACCATCTCCCGACCGGCGTTGACCGAGGCGCTCGTCGCCAACCCACCGATGATTGCGGTGACCGCGAAGAGCAGCACCAGGACCAGCCCGATCAGCAGCATGCGGCTGGGTGTGGGGGCCAGCACGAGACGCAGTCGCCCGAGTCGACGGCGCGGGGGCTGGTGAATATTCACGCACGCAATGCTACTGAGCGGAAGCGACCAGTCAGGGGCCCGCGACACGCCTCCGACCGGCTATTTCGAAGTGCGTTTCGGTGCTGTTGCGAAAATTGGGGTGGTGCGGTCCGGGGAGCCGCCCGGTAACCGCCGCGCGGCGATCCTGGCTAATCAACGAGCCGGGCGACCGCCGACCCGTGCGGCTTTCTTCTTTTCTGCCCGCCGGCGCTGCCGGGGAGTCAACTGCTTGCGGCCGGACTGCTTCAGGTAGTTGTCGTTCCGGCGTTCGTCGCTGGTGGGCATGGCGGCGCCTTTCGTCTGGGCCCGGGCGGCATCGTGCGGGCCATGAACGGAGTGGTGTCGGACAGAATGAACGGTGCGATCTACCCGAATTAGAGTGAGCTACACATTCCGCTGCCGCCGATGGTCAGCGGACCGGCCGCGGCGGTGGTCCAGCCGGACCCGGCCCTGCCTGCTGCGCATCGAGGGTGGTGCCGAGGAGCGACGGGGTGCAGGCCAAGTCGATCACCATCGTTAGGATCACCAGATGATCATTCGTCACGTGACCATCGACTGTGCCGAGCCGTACGAGCTTGCGCGGTTCTGGAGCAAGGTGACCGGGTGGCCGGTGTCCGATCAGGATGAGCCGGGCGACTCGGAGGTCCTTGTCGAAGCCCCGTCGCCCGTGCCGGGCCTGCTGTTCATCCGGGTGCCTGAGGGCAAGACGGTGAAGAACCGAATCCACTTCGACTGGGTGCCGACCGAGCGGAGCCGCGACGAAGAGGTGGAGCGGGTCGTCGGTCTCGGGGCAATGGTGTACGAGGACCATCGCGCACCGGACGGGCGCGGCTGGGTGACGTTGCTCGACCCCGAGGGAAACGAGTTCTGCATCGAGCGGAGCGAGGCGGAGCGCGCCGGCTGATCGGTACCGAGTCGGCTGTTCGAGCGGGTCAGCGGGGGTGACGACGATGACGAGAGCCCCGTACTCGCGCGTCGCAGCGATGCGGAAGCTCTCGTCTGCCCGGCAGCGTCACCTGAGCGAGAATCTCCGAGCCCCGAACCCGATCCGTCCGGCAGGATGACCGACGTGCAATCGATTGTGACGATCTACCGTTATCCGGTGAAGAGTGCGCAGGGTGAAGACCTTGAGGTGGCAGACGTCGAACCCGGAGGGCTACGCGGTGACCGTACCTGGGCATGTCTGGATGACCTCGACGGGACGGTAGGCAGCGCCAAACACCCCCGGCGGTGGGGGCGACTTCTCGACGTCGGTACGAATCTGCGGGACGACGCGGACGAGCCTGAACTGATGGTGCGAGTCGCGGGGAGGGATGTGCGCGCCGGCACCGCCGAGGCGGACACCGTGCTGAGCAGCTACCTGGGCCGTCCGGTGCGGCTGAGCCGGGAACTGCCGTCCGAGGCCAAACTCCATCGGCAACTGCCCGATGAGGCCGGCATGGTGCCGGAATGGATGCACGATGCCCGTCCCGGGCAGGAAACCGTGACTGCGACGGGGAATGCGCAGCTCGACGGCCGGTTCGTTGACTTTGGTGCCATCCACATCGTGACCACCGGCGCGCTGTCCCTGCTTGGCCAGCAACTGGGACGTACAGCGGTGGCTGCCGGGCGGTTCCGTCCCAATCTGGTCATCGACGCAGCACACGACCCAGAACCCGGTCAGGAACTACACATGGGTGATGTCGTACTCCGGGTGATGGTGCCGACGCCGCGATGCGTGGTACCGGCACTTGGCCACGGACAGCTACCCGCCGACCGCCTGCTCCTCGGCGTTCTGGCCAGGCATCATCGCGTCTCCGTACCCGGACTCGGTCGCGCTGCCTGCTTCGGGATCTATGCCGAGGTCGTGCGGCCAGGTCGGCTTCGACTCGGCGAACCGGTTCGCTGACACGTTGTCGTCCGCACCCGGACTCAACTTCCGGGGCACCCTGGACTGAAGACGGCCACCGTCGCCAGCCCGGCGGCCAGGACAGGTCACGCTGTTAGCGTTGCCCCGTGAGCGAGGGGGCGCGGCCACACATGACGACGAATACGTTCCGTATCGGTGGAGATCTGGAGGTACGACGGCTCGGGTTCGGGGCCATGCACCTGCCGACCGATCCGGGCCCGGCACGTGAGAACTCCCTCGCCGTCACCCGGCGGGCAGTTGAGCTGGGGATTACGTTGATCGACACCGCCCACCTGTACGGCGGAGGAGCCAACGAGGAACTACTCGCCGAAGCCCTGTATCCGTACCCGGAGGGGTTGCTCGTCACCACCAAGGTCGGGGTCGCCCGGTCGGGGCCGGATGGTGAGTGGCGGCTCGACGGGCGGCCGGAGGTCCTGCGCGCCCAGGTCGAGCAGGCCCTGCGTCGACTACACGTCGAGCGGATCGAACTGCTCCAACTGCACCGGATCGATCCGGAGACCCCGCTTGCCGACCAGCTCGGTACGCTGCGCGACCTGCAGACCGAAGGCAAGATCGGCCGGGTCGGACTGTCCGAGGTCACCGTCGCCGAACTCGACCAGGCACGGGAAATCGTCGACGTGGCGAGCGTGCAGAACCGCTACAACGTGTTCGACCGCGAGCACGAGCCGGTGCTCGCGGCCTGCGAGGCGGCGGGGATCGCCTTCCTGCCGTGGCGGCCCGTCGCGGCGGGCACGTCGGGGACCAGGGCCGAGATCGCGGCTGTGGCGACCGAGCTTGGTGCCACGGCCACCCAGGTTGCGCTCGCCTGGCTACTGTGGCGCTCGCCGGTGGTGCTCCCGATCCCAGGCACCGCCCGGATCGAGCATCTGGAGGAGAACGTCGCTGCGGCCGACCTCCACCTGACCCCGACCCACCGCGAACGCCTCGATCGGTTGGCAGAGCTGGCATAGCTGCCACCCTGTCCGTTCCATACCGGTCTCGTCGGTGCTGCCAGATACCTTGGGTGCCCCGTAAGAGAGCGGACAGCGAATGGAGTGCGAATGTCCTCACCTGCCGGCACACTCGTCATCAGCCTGCCGATCGCCGATCGGCGGCAGGCGATGGTCTTCTATCGGGACGCCTTCGGCTTCGAACCGATCGGCAGGTTGGCCGAGGACGGTGTGCCCGAGCCGTTGCAGTACCGGCTCAACGACCGGACGCTGCTGATGCTCATTCCCACCGGAGGATTCGGTTGGGTCCTCGGCGACCGTGAGGTCGCGCCAGCCGGCGTCAGCGAGTGCATCCTGAGTACGACCGTAGCCACCGACCGTGAGGTCACCGAGGTGATCGAACGCGTCAGGCGTTGCGGTGGCGTTGTGGTCACCGAACCCTCGCCCCAGCCGTGGGGTTACTCTGGCGTCTGTGCCGACCTGGACGGTCACGTCTGGCAGGTCATCGCCGAATCGTAGACGTCTTCCTGACAGCGGGTCGACGTCTTCCTGACGGCGGGCAGGGCCGGCCGTATCGGTCCGTCGGGTTGCGTGGTGCGGATAAATCGCGTGTTGCCACAGATCGACCCATCGCCCTGGCGTGAGTGGTCCGAGCGGGATTCGCCTTGTGGCACATCGGTGACGCCGACGACTTTCCTCGCGAAGATGTGAGACCAATTCGGAGTGTGATTCATTCATTTCCCTCCGTTGATACGAGTCGGTGGCATGTGGAAAGTTCGATGCACCACAAGCTGTTTCCAACTCGTAAAGGAGTTGCGATGGGTGCCCCTCAACTTATTCATGGGCAGGGAACGGATGCCTGTCCGTCCGGTAGTTTCTGCCTCTATCGTGACGTGGATTTCAACAATGGTAGCGAGAGTGGGAACGACAAGATCCTCGTCATTCCCGAGGGTGCGTACATCAACAATTTCTCCGACTACGGATTCGACCACAGTGACGATGGTGTCAGCGGTGTCTTCAACAACACGGAGAAGGACAACACCCTGTTCACCCAGCCGAGCCAGGGCGGGCACACCCTTCCGGTGGCGAAGCGACAGGCAATCGCGGACCTGACGAAGATGCCCCTGTCCGAGAGTCCCACCGGCACGTGGAACGACCAGGCGCAGTCGGCGCTGGCCGCCCCGTACATCGGTAACCTGGGTATCGACCAGCAATTCCTCTCGCACTGGCAGGACTGGGAGAGCCAGAAGTGGATCTACTCCTTCCGGCTCACCCTGCACGCGGCCCAGACCCCGGTGCGTAAATGGTCTGTCGGGTTCGGCGACCTGCCTGTGGGGACCGTTCTCTACAAGCAGTTCAGCAGCGTTTTCTGGGGCAAGATAATCGAGGATGGAAGCAACGGTACCGTGCTGCTCGAATCGCCTGACGGTGAGACTCACATCGTCGAACCGGGCAAGGTCCTGGAAATAGACATCCAGATTCTCTACCCCGGGGAGAACACGGCATACCAGCAGCTCAACAGCTTGAACGCCCAGCAGCTCGGCTGACTCTTCTCCCTCCGGACCGAAGCGGAGAAGAGCGGAAACGACGGTCGGCAGGGTTCCCGGTAGGACGGGCTATCACGACCCGGCTCCGGGAGCCTTGCCGCCTCGTACCCCTGATCGCCCGGGGCCTGTCTGCCGACGCGGGCCACCTACGATCTTCGCCCCCATCATCCGGGATGGTCGGTCACCAGTTGGTACATGACGTGGTCCTGCCACTCGCCGGCGATGTGGAGGTACTTCGGGGCGAGGCCGAAGCGGGTGAAACCGGTGCGCTCCAGTACCCGCTGGGATGCGACGTTGTGGGGGAGAGCGCCAGCTTCGATCCGATGCAGGCCCAGTTCCTCGAAGGCCACCCGGACGATGTCACGGACTGCCGCCGTGGCCACCCCCCGGCCGTTGACGGCGGCACTCACCCAGTAGCCCAGGTGGCACGACTGGAACGCACCTCGCACGATACTGCTGAGGGTGATACGGCCCACGACCTGCTCGGCGTCGAGAATGACCCAGGGCAGGCTCACTCCCTGCTCATGCTGATCCAGCGCGGTACGCACGACTTCCCGTTGTCCCTCGACAGTGCAGTAGTCGTCGGCCCGAACCGGCTCCCACGGAGCGAGGAAATCGCGGTTGACCTGGAGCAGTTCGGCGAGGATCGGAGCGTCTTCGAGTTGGACGAGACGGGTGCTGACACTCATCCGTTCATGATCGCATTCGATCGCCCCAGCGCACGGCCGGCCAC is a window of Micromonospora polyrhachis DNA encoding:
- a CDS encoding VWA domain-containing protein, producing MTVPDDPGGRPVETRPSFDITPHYEMYLPTEGSLVDIVATVRSTRAADGAEASVPAGAPRLAEVILLDCSGSMGAPATKLFQARRAAAAAIDALRDGVLFAVVAGTHRAEMIYPGEPGLVPATDRRRAAAKEALRRISAGGGTAMSTWLRLADRIFTGQAGAIRHAILLTDGKNESEPLAELEAALAASAGRFTTDCRAISDRPGVDTWRGTELLRIADALGANPVVPVEDLDRLAAEFTDIISAAMSQRVGDVRLRVRTSALATVRFVKQVHPTIADLTDLGQRVDEQTIDYPIGAWGDGHRDYHIGLTVQPMAAGETRRVGWLSLLLPRPDADGGAAEVGQSAVAVEWTEDIARYTEINPTVAHYTRQHELAGAIRAAWEAFDRRRLAEAETLMGRAVALAYQAGAHDKLAVFARVVEIKDAAAGLVRLRPDVDAGHWQVPTVTGHHTRAWGTAGPVDAGGGRVAPDEQDHAPADESCPRCQTRRRGRFCERCGYDYVTGTGGR
- a CDS encoding serine/threonine-protein kinase, with protein sequence MTTCLARDCPGTVDQDGFCLKWGHQCRGLTGDSGGPDPGGSDPAPGGSGPDTGDTGSSGGTGSGGPGTGATSSRPAGPGTLAGAGGGIGSGVQVATRLWFGLVRMPVVPPRDPMTAIRADHAVPEPARLCGKSTCRRPVGRTEGTDAGLAEGFCPRCGTPFSFVPPLHEGDVIKQRYVIQGCIGYGGMGWIFAARDEDMDGSWRVLKRQRAAEDAASAEAFVGERKALIALDHPNIVKIYDFVRPDAADGTPYIVMEFVGGRSLDEMRPRPTGWGVSGPLPLDQVLGYGMAILDAFEHLHEQGWLYCDLKPDNVMHVGHRLKLLDLGAARRAGDLDSPMLGTRGFEAPEIRAQGARAASVRSDLYTVGRTLAALSLAANTGQFVSRFPDGQFLETPPQLLVEHESYRRLLVRATDPDPDRRFDSAATMRAQVRGVLRQVLAERGTEPPPEASPLFGLTPRPFGAHEDLTEPVPAATIATTLPAPLVDLADPGAGFLGSIGAVRPAELIALLGRAPERTRDVLLRLVRAHLEAGHPEAAAETLAEATARGHGDDRDWRLNWHRGLVALASDEIATARAEFDTVYGLVPGELAARLGLAAATELAGDTATAARHYGAVWATDRSSISAVFGLARTRLSQGDRRGATAALDQVPETASHRVPAQIAKVRVLLSAEPTAGTSEAELVDAAATVEGLPVTGSTRDALTAEVLEAALTWRLPRQRGSAGRVFGVALDESALRLRLERAYRSLARQSMRRRDRVALVDRANAVRPWTWT
- a CDS encoding transporter substrate-binding domain-containing protein, with the protein product MRTIPARRRIATGLLVATLLGTAGCGNVYQPPPVASPRPVGAQQPASPRVSREVPECDARRSLAADPARPRKFVEQGYIRAGVDQTMTRMTHRDPATGEFKGFDIDLLREIAKELFPDRDPRDTIRFVVVTSAERQERLRDGTVDIVADSMTATCERATEVAFSTDYLDSGQTVLVRGDSPYHGIGDLGGKPVCAATGTTSIGHLTDRPEKPVPVSVPNWTDCLVMLQQRQVEAISTDHNVLLGLQDLDPSTRLVTTPPLTRPNGDTSCDWHVGPKSACTWFSDEPHAIAFRQEDIAFVKFVNHVLQKLRDNGRWAEMHRTWLPEHPDNGPPPARYGPNPVWPPGL
- a CDS encoding VOC family protein; protein product: MIIRHVTIDCAEPYELARFWSKVTGWPVSDQDEPGDSEVLVEAPSPVPGLLFIRVPEGKTVKNRIHFDWVPTERSRDEEVERVVGLGAMVYEDHRAPDGRGWVTLLDPEGNEFCIERSEAERAG
- a CDS encoding MOSC domain-containing protein, giving the protein MTDVQSIVTIYRYPVKSAQGEDLEVADVEPGGLRGDRTWACLDDLDGTVGSAKHPRRWGRLLDVGTNLRDDADEPELMVRVAGRDVRAGTAEADTVLSSYLGRPVRLSRELPSEAKLHRQLPDEAGMVPEWMHDARPGQETVTATGNAQLDGRFVDFGAIHIVTTGALSLLGQQLGRTAVAAGRFRPNLVIDAAHDPEPGQELHMGDVVLRVMVPTPRCVVPALGHGQLPADRLLLGVLARHHRVSVPGLGRAACFGIYAEVVRPGRLRLGEPVR
- a CDS encoding aldo/keto reductase, with the protein product MTTNTFRIGGDLEVRRLGFGAMHLPTDPGPARENSLAVTRRAVELGITLIDTAHLYGGGANEELLAEALYPYPEGLLVTTKVGVARSGPDGEWRLDGRPEVLRAQVEQALRRLHVERIELLQLHRIDPETPLADQLGTLRDLQTEGKIGRVGLSEVTVAELDQAREIVDVASVQNRYNVFDREHEPVLAACEAAGIAFLPWRPVAAGTSGTRAEIAAVATELGATATQVALAWLLWRSPVVLPIPGTARIEHLEENVAAADLHLTPTHRERLDRLAELA
- a CDS encoding VOC family protein, which translates into the protein MSSPAGTLVISLPIADRRQAMVFYRDAFGFEPIGRLAEDGVPEPLQYRLNDRTLLMLIPTGGFGWVLGDREVAPAGVSECILSTTVATDREVTEVIERVRRCGGVVVTEPSPQPWGYSGVCADLDGHVWQVIAES